The Streptococcus sp. DTU_2020_1001019_1_SI_AUS_MUR_006 sequence TATTCCTAACTACTACTATGATAATTTGATGGATACCATTGCCCAGTATGAAAAGATGGGCCTTGAAAATCCATTTATCATCATTGATACCAACCATGATAACTCAGGCAAACAGTATATGGATCAGATTCGTATCGTACGTCAGACCTTGATTAACCGCGATTGGAATGAAAAGATTAAAAAATATGTCCGTGGTTTCATGATTGAGTCTTATCTAGAAGACGGTCGTCAAAATGAACCAGAGGTCTTTGGAAAATCTATCACCGATCCATGTCTAGGATGGGAAAATACTGAGACTCTTGTACGCGAAATCTACCAAAGACTAGGAGAATAATATGGCATTTATTGAAAAAGGTCAAGAAATCGATATTGAAGCGATTAAGGCGGAAACGCAATTATCTGCAGAAGCCTTGCAACATAAGGAAAGCCGAGACCAAGAACTGGCTGATATTCTATCTGGTAAGGATGACCGTATTCTTTTGGTCATTGGACCTTGTTCATCTGATAATGAAGAAGCAGTGCTTGAATATGCTCGTCGTTTGGCAGACTTGCAGAAAAAAGTTGCGGATAAGATTTTCATGGTCATGCGTGTTTACACAGCTAAGCCACGTACCAATGGAGATGGCTACAAGGGTTTGGTTCATCAGCCAGATACTTCTAAAGCACCAAGTTTGATTAATGGTTTGCAGGCTGTTCGTCAGCTTCATTATCGTGTTATTACAGAAACTGGACTAACCACAGCAGATGAAATGCTTTATCCATCCAATCTAGTCTTGGTTGACGACTTGGTGAGCTACCATGCAGTGGGTGCGCGTTCAGTAGAAGATCAGGAACACCGTTTTGTAGCTTCAGGGATTGATGCACCAGTGGGTATGAAAAATCCAACCTCTGGAAATCTGTCTGTTATGTTTAATGCCATCTATGCTGCACAAAACAAGCAAACATTTCTTTACCATGGACAAGAAGTTGAGACTTCAGGTAATCCCCTAGCTCACGTTATCCTTCGTGGAGCTATGAATGAATATGGGAAGAATGAACCAAACTTCTACTATGAAACTCTCTTAAATGCTATCGGGCGTTACGAGTCTATGGGGCTTGAAAATCCCTTTATCATGATTGATACCAACCATGATAATTCAGGGAAACAATATATGGAGCAAGTTCGAATTGTTCGCCAAGCACTGCTCAACCGTGACTGGAATGAAAAGATTAAGAAAACAGTTCGAGGTTTCATGATTGAATCCTACTTGGCAGATGGTCGCCAAAATCAACCAGAAATCTTTGGTTGCTCTATTACAGACCCATGTCTAGGATGGGAAAACACAGTTGCCTTGGTAGAAGAAATTTATACTACCTTAACAAAATAAGTGAAAAGGATGGAGTTGGGGGTATCTCAACTCCTTTTGACGAAAATGATAGTTGGACACGGAATTGATATCGAAGAATTAGCTTCCATACAAAATGCAGTTGAAAAAAGAAAATGTTTTGCCCAGCGTGTCTTGACAGACAAGGAAATGGAGCGCTTTTCCAGTCTCAAGGGTCGAAGACAGGTCGAGTATTTGGCTGGTCGTTGGTCAGCTAAAGAAGCCTTTTCAAAGGCTATGGGAACGGGAATTGGGAAATTAGGTTTTCAGGACTTGGAAGTCTTGAACAATGAGAGAGGAGCCCCCTACTTCAGTAAATCCCCGTTTTCAGGAAAAGTGTGGCTATCGATCAGCCATACAGATCAGTTTGTGACAGCTAGTGTTATTTTGGAGGAAGATTATGAAAACTAGTCCACATAGACCAACTAAGGCCCTCATCGATCTGGGTGCTATTCGCTACAATATCCAACAAATGGGTGCGCATATTCCCAAAGATACCCTAAAATGGGCGGTTGTGAAAGCCAATGCATACGGACACGGAGCGGTAGCTGTTGCTACGGCTATCCAGGATGATGTCAATGGTTTTTGCGTTTCTAATATCGATGAAGCCATCGAGCTTCGTCAGGCAGGAATTTCTAAGAAGATTCTCATTTTGGGAGTATCTGAGGTTGAATCTCTTTCATTGGCTAAGCAGTATGCGATTACCTTGACAGTGGCTGGATTGGAATGGATTGAGAATCTCCTTGCTACTGATTCAGATTTATCAGGCTTAACCGTTCACCTTAAAATTGACTCAGGTATGGGACGAATTGGTTTTAGAAGTGCAAGCGAGGCAGCACAAGCTCAAACTTTACTCAAGGGACATGGAGCAAATGTTGAGGGAATCTTTACGCACTTTGCAACTGCTGATGAAGAGTCGGATAGTTACTTTAATCAACAGTTAGAATGCTTTAAGGGAATCCTAGCTGACTTGCAA is a genomic window containing:
- a CDS encoding 3-deoxy-7-phosphoheptulonate synthase, with the protein product MAFIEKGQEIDIEAIKAETQLSAEALQHKESRDQELADILSGKDDRILLVIGPCSSDNEEAVLEYARRLADLQKKVADKIFMVMRVYTAKPRTNGDGYKGLVHQPDTSKAPSLINGLQAVRQLHYRVITETGLTTADEMLYPSNLVLVDDLVSYHAVGARSVEDQEHRFVASGIDAPVGMKNPTSGNLSVMFNAIYAAQNKQTFLYHGQEVETSGNPLAHVILRGAMNEYGKNEPNFYYETLLNAIGRYESMGLENPFIMIDTNHDNSGKQYMEQVRIVRQALLNRDWNEKIKKTVRGFMIESYLADGRQNQPEIFGCSITDPCLGWENTVALVEEIYTTLTK
- the acpS gene encoding holo-ACP synthase, with translation MIVGHGIDIEELASIQNAVEKRKCFAQRVLTDKEMERFSSLKGRRQVEYLAGRWSAKEAFSKAMGTGIGKLGFQDLEVLNNERGAPYFSKSPFSGKVWLSISHTDQFVTASVILEEDYEN
- the alr gene encoding alanine racemase, which gives rise to MKTSPHRPTKALIDLGAIRYNIQQMGAHIPKDTLKWAVVKANAYGHGAVAVATAIQDDVNGFCVSNIDEAIELRQAGISKKILILGVSEVESLSLAKQYAITLTVAGLEWIENLLATDSDLSGLTVHLKIDSGMGRIGFRSASEAAQAQTLLKGHGANVEGIFTHFATADEESDSYFNQQLECFKGILADLQEVPELVHASNSATTLWHAETIFNAVRMGDSMYGLNPSGQVLELPYELKPALTLETAIVHIKTVEAGACMGYGATYQADGEQVIATLPIGYADGWTRDMQNFSVLVDGQLCPIVGRVSMDQITVRLHKLYPLGTKVTLIGADGDQEITATDVAVYRGTINYEVVCLLSDRVPREYH